TTATTGGAGAATCGCTGTTTTGTGTTGTTGGTCGTTGACTGCCCGCTTCAACAGTGTATTCATCATCTCCTTAAGAGGGTTACGGTCCCAGATGACGTTATCAGTAAATTTTTCGCATTTTAAGTAGAGTTTCGGACCCCAAAATTAGATATATTTCTACAAACTCAACTCCCAGTCCCGGGAGTTTTTTTATCTTGCAAAATATAACTATGAAATACATCACAATTTTATATTGACAGTAAATGTATACGGACTTATGATAAGTCCAGCATAAATGATAACGATTATCATTCACATATAAAAAAAGGGGTGTTTCATTCAATGAAATTCACATATGCCGTGCCTGCAGGTCTACTTGCAGCCTCCATACTATTTACCGGGTGTGCCAGTAACAACAATAACAATAACAGTAATAGCAATACTAGCAATAATAACTCTGCAAATGCTGCTAACAGTACCAAGGCAACAAATACATCTGATACTACTACAGCAACTACTGCCGACTTTACATCAGCGGTTGAACAATATCGTACATATGTCATCGAGCAATGTGATGAATTTGTAAAGCAAACGGAAAATTTCACGAATGCAGTTAAAGAAGCAAAGATTGAGGATGCAAAGGCACTTTATGCACCAGCCCGCATGTATTACGAGCGAATTGAGCCGATTGCAGAAGCGCTTGGTGATTTGGATCCGAATATTGATGCCCGTGAGAATGACGTAGATGCTGCTGAATGGCGCGGCTTCCATAAGCTTGAAAAGGCACTTTGGCAGGATAACACTACCAAAGATATGACCGAAGTTGCTGACCAATTATTGAAAGATGCCCAGCTTCTACGTGCGAAAGTAGAGACCGTAGAGATCGATGCCAATCTGCTCGTTACTGGTGCTGTAGAACTGCTTAATGAGGTTTCTTCTTCTAAAGTAACAGGTGAGGAAGAACGTTACTCCCACACAGATCTGTACGATTTCGTCGCTAATGTTGAAGGTGCCCAAAAGATATACGAGCTGTTAAAGCCAGAACTGGCGAAAAAAGATGCTGAGCTGGAAAAAACGATTGGTGAACGGTTTGCAGCCTTGCAAGCTGAGCTTGCTCCTTTCAAATCGGGAGATGGATATGTTTCCTATGAAGAGCTGAAGGAAGAAGATGTGCGTAAGTTGAGTCAGAATTTGGATGCCTTGGCTGAGCCATTGTCCAACATGGGAACTATTCTAGGAGTGTGATCATCATGAATAAGCAAAATAGATCTACCGGTGTACCAGTGAATGCAGAGGGTGCCCCTCTCAATGGAGAAACCAAGAGCAATCTTATATTAGATAAAAAACTAAGCCGCCGCGATATGCTGCGGCTTACTGGCGCCACTAGCCTTGGTCTATTATTAGGTGGTGGAGGTGTTGGTGGAATTATGGCTGCGCGTAATGCCGTAGCTGAGCCAACAGCAGCCTCCGATGCTGATTCCATTCCTTTTTATGGGAGTCATCAGGCCGGCATTCTAACCCCTGCGCAAAATTTTATTTACTTCGCAGCCTTTGATCTGACCACAACGAAGCTATCCGATGTAAAAAAGCTAATGCAAGCATGGACAACTGCCGCAGCTTCTCTTACTACTGGCAGCCTCATTGGCAACGTCAATGACAACCCTAATCTCCCACCTTCCGATACAGGTGAAGTGGATGGTTTAAACCCTTCACGCTGTACGCTTACCTTTGGTGTCGGCCCTTCTTTTTTTGACAACAGATTCGGTTTATCTTCCAAGCGTCCAACCCTATTAGCCGACCTTCCAGCATTTACGGGAGACAAACTGGATCCTAAGTGGTGTGGTGGAGATATTTGTGTCCAAGCATGTGCTGATGATCTGCAGGTGGCCTTCCATGCCATCCGAAATCTGGCACGTATCGCCCGTGGCACAGCCGTACTCCGCTGGACACAGGAGGGCTTCCAGCGCACAGGAACAGCAGATCCTAAGGGAGCGACGCCGCGTAATCTTCTAGGTTTTAAAGACGGCACAGGAAATCCAAATACTACGAACGAAGCAGAAATGAACGAAGTGGTCTGGAACAGCAGCAGTGACGGTCCTTCATGGATGAGCGGCGGCACTTATATGGCAGTTCGCCGTGTACGTTTCCGAATTGAGGTCTGGGACCGTTCCTCTCTGAGCGATCAAGAAGCCACCTTCGGCCGTTATCGTCATAACGGAGCACCTATCGGTGCAAAGGATGAATTCGATGATCTGAATCTGAAAGCGGCTGATGCTTCCGGGAAGCCCGTCATTCCGCCGGATTCACATTCTGCCTTAGCGCATGGTGACGGCACCGTCAAAATGCTGCGCCGCTCCTACTCCATTTCCAGCGGATTAGATATCGCAACAGGTCAACTCGATGCAGGATTATTATTCATCAGCTTTCAACGGGATTTAATGAAGCAATTTGTTGCGATCCAGCAGCGCCTCTCGAAAAGTGATCGGCTAAACGAATATATGACGCATACAGGCAGTGCGGTATTTGCCTGCTTCCCAGGTATTCGCCAAGGCGGCTACATCGGGGAAGCACTTTTAGGCTAAGCCAGCTCTAATTTTCCAATCGAATGTTCCTGTCCATTATTGAAAGGGGATTATCCCGATGTACTCTCTTAATAAACGGCTGCTATCGAAGGCAGCCGTAATGATTCTGTTTAGCATCATATGTATACTGATGCTATCTAACCCGGCGGGGGCGAAGGGTGATGGCTCGGTCGACGAGCTGCTGCCGCCAGTCGGCAGCGCGCTCGTCGAAGCCGGCCAGAGCCGCTGGGACGCGGCCGCCGCCGATGTAGAAGCGTTCGCTGCGCTGTGGCGCACCGCGAACGCGAACACGCCGGACCCGGCACTTGCCGGTCCGGCTGCCGCCGTTGACGCCGCGCTTGCAGACGCGGCGGCGGCCCTTGCGGCGGGCGATGGTGCGCCCGCCAAAACGGCACTGTCCACGCTCGCAAGAAGCGTGGACGCGTATGTCACCGCCGCCTCCGGCACGGACGGCGGTGACACTGGATCCGCCGGTCGCGAGACGGCGGCGAAGCTGTTGCCCGCGGCGGAGCGCACGCGGGATGCGGTGCGCAGCGCCGACTGGAGCGCGGCAGCGGCAGCGTACCGCGACATCGTCAGCGGATGGAAGCCGGCAGAGCGCAACATCCGGGCCGACAATTCCGCCGTCTACAGCTTGCTGGAGACGAAGATCAGCCTGTTGCGCATCGCGCTGCAGGCAGAACCGCTCCGCGAGGAGTCGGCGAAATCAGAAGCAGAAGCCTTATATCAGCTGCTTGCTGATTACAGTGAAGGCAAAGCAATAGATGCTGGGGATACTTCCGGTAAACCAGCATCTATTGAAGGACTGATCAGCCATCTCAACAAAGCTTCTTCCACCGCCAAAGCAGGCAACAGCGCAGAAGCAGCTAATATCATGGAGCAATTCATCGTAGATTGGCCCTCTGCTGAAGGACAAGTACAGATCGCATCTCCAGCGGTATACACCAATATTGAGAACGAAAGTGCAGCAGTCACTGGCTATCTGCTCTCTAATCCACCTAAGCTAGATCAAGCCTTAAAGATCATGGATAATATGGTCACTGAGCTGACTCCTTTGGCTGGTGAGACAACCTATAATGCTTGGGATGCTGCGCTAATTCTTCTGCGTGAAGGACTGGAGGCGATTCTCGTATTGTCTGCCCTTCTTGCCTACCTGAAACGTGATGGGAACACAAAAGCACAGAAATGGATTTGGTCTGGCGCAGCTGTAGGACTTGTAGCGAGTATCGGATTAGCCGTTCTACTCACCTATACCATTTCCCGCGCGGCATCTGGTGGAGCACGCGAGATGATTGAAGGCATCACAGGTCTTGTAGCCGTCATTATGATGCTTACCATTGGACGCTGGCTGCATAGTAAATCAAATACCGCAAATTGGAACAACTATGTTGGACGGCAAGTGGATGGAGCATTAGCCAAGGGCAATCTCTGGTCTTTATCCTCCGTAGCAGCGCTTGCGATTTTACGTGAAGGAGCAGAAACCACCATTTTTTATGTAGGGATGGCCCCTTCCATTAAAGTGTCTCAATTGCTGCTAGGGATCGGTAGTGCTCTAGTCATTCTAGCGATTGTAGGTTACGCAATTATTGCCTTAAGTGCGAAATTGCCGATTGCCGCCTTCTTCCGTACAGCTACACTTCTTATTTACTATTTAGTATTTCGCTTTCTTGGAGAGAGCATTCACTCCCTTCAAGTCGCAGGGAAACTACCCGCACATGTACAGGATGGATTACCTTCTATTAGCTGGCTCGGGATGTATCCAACTTGGGAAACTTTAGTGCCTCAGATGCTTGTCCTTGCGTTTATTGTGTGGGAGATGCTACGCAATAGAGCACCAAAAGCGTCACAAACTGTATAGCTACAAAGAAAAAAACGGTTGTCATCTTTTAACGATGACAACCGTTTTTTGTAGATTTTAAATGAAGC
This genomic stretch from Paenibacillus sp. FSL H7-0737 harbors:
- the efeB gene encoding iron uptake transporter deferrochelatase/peroxidase subunit is translated as MNKQNRSTGVPVNAEGAPLNGETKSNLILDKKLSRRDMLRLTGATSLGLLLGGGGVGGIMAARNAVAEPTAASDADSIPFYGSHQAGILTPAQNFIYFAAFDLTTTKLSDVKKLMQAWTTAAASLTTGSLIGNVNDNPNLPPSDTGEVDGLNPSRCTLTFGVGPSFFDNRFGLSSKRPTLLADLPAFTGDKLDPKWCGGDICVQACADDLQVAFHAIRNLARIARGTAVLRWTQEGFQRTGTADPKGATPRNLLGFKDGTGNPNTTNEAEMNEVVWNSSSDGPSWMSGGTYMAVRRVRFRIEVWDRSSLSDQEATFGRYRHNGAPIGAKDEFDDLNLKAADASGKPVIPPDSHSALAHGDGTVKMLRRSYSISSGLDIATGQLDAGLLFISFQRDLMKQFVAIQQRLSKSDRLNEYMTHTGSAVFACFPGIRQGGYIGEALLG
- the efeO gene encoding iron uptake system protein EfeO, with protein sequence MKFTYAVPAGLLAASILFTGCASNNNNNNSNSNTSNNNSANAANSTKATNTSDTTTATTADFTSAVEQYRTYVIEQCDEFVKQTENFTNAVKEAKIEDAKALYAPARMYYERIEPIAEALGDLDPNIDARENDVDAAEWRGFHKLEKALWQDNTTKDMTEVADQLLKDAQLLRAKVETVEIDANLLVTGAVELLNEVSSSKVTGEEERYSHTDLYDFVANVEGAQKIYELLKPELAKKDAELEKTIGERFAALQAELAPFKSGDGYVSYEELKEEDVRKLSQNLDALAEPLSNMGTILGV
- a CDS encoding FTR1 family iron permease: MYSLNKRLLSKAAVMILFSIICILMLSNPAGAKGDGSVDELLPPVGSALVEAGQSRWDAAAADVEAFAALWRTANANTPDPALAGPAAAVDAALADAAAALAAGDGAPAKTALSTLARSVDAYVTAASGTDGGDTGSAGRETAAKLLPAAERTRDAVRSADWSAAAAAYRDIVSGWKPAERNIRADNSAVYSLLETKISLLRIALQAEPLREESAKSEAEALYQLLADYSEGKAIDAGDTSGKPASIEGLISHLNKASSTAKAGNSAEAANIMEQFIVDWPSAEGQVQIASPAVYTNIENESAAVTGYLLSNPPKLDQALKIMDNMVTELTPLAGETTYNAWDAALILLREGLEAILVLSALLAYLKRDGNTKAQKWIWSGAAVGLVASIGLAVLLTYTISRAASGGAREMIEGITGLVAVIMMLTIGRWLHSKSNTANWNNYVGRQVDGALAKGNLWSLSSVAALAILREGAETTIFYVGMAPSIKVSQLLLGIGSALVILAIVGYAIIALSAKLPIAAFFRTATLLIYYLVFRFLGESIHSLQVAGKLPAHVQDGLPSISWLGMYPTWETLVPQMLVLAFIVWEMLRNRAPKASQTV